In a single window of the Necator americanus strain Aroian chromosome X, whole genome shotgun sequence genome:
- a CDS encoding hypothetical protein (NECATOR_CHRX.G25690.T1) produces MAFITPVVKKDFHLYSMKKCEKDSQKNQQPDTTPKIAEDNDGEWETFLERKLRLELIRERRQRHLNKEPRRRHMLRKISEISNEAVDDVELVFDRTQKGFTIMRSLTEIEEHEEKNSPAGDYGSKLAETSNKTKSDSDVRKPRKYGAMLRMLKWMSSHSLRGK; encoded by the exons ATGGCATTCATAACACCGGTTGTCAAAAAAGATTTCCATTTATATTCGATGAAGAAATGCGAGAAAGACTCacagaaaaatcaacaacCCGACACTACACCTAAAATCGCCGAAGATAACG ATGGCGAGTGGGAAACGtttttggagagaaaattGCGTCTGGAACTAATTAGAGAGCGACGACAACGACATCTCAACAAGGAACCACGACGAAGGCATATGCTCCGAAAAATTTCCGAGATCAGCAACGAAGCAGTGGACGACGTCGAATTGGTATTTGACCGAACTCAAAAGGGATTTACGATCATGAGATCACTAACTGAG ATCGAAGAgcatgaggaaaaaaacagtccAGCAGGTGACTATGGCAGCAAACTTGCAGAAACcagcaataaaacaaaatctgaCAGCGATGTTCGTAAGCCTCGCAAGTACGGTGCAATGTTGAGAATGTTGAAATGGATGAGTAGTCATTCACTTCGAGGGAAATAA